A portion of the Musa acuminata AAA Group cultivar baxijiao chromosome BXJ1-1, Cavendish_Baxijiao_AAA, whole genome shotgun sequence genome contains these proteins:
- the LOC135673874 gene encoding uncharacterized protein LOC135673874 has protein sequence MREGGSASNLAVVERKETRRKPGGCIGVFFQLFDWKKKKQFPKKLFPPVTAAKRVLRRIGGHEKLTVAKHLLVPQENSGGIAAVKRAETGRSCSSQDSLATGMCTPGLVARLMGLESMPVAHHDNTRHASTSDFDDVQCLKVGSRPQKLPKTGRFLKNRRPTGNASRIGSDALQLNMSLEQQRKLALLLKSQRTPSKRKKARLVEVATKILEPGLQSRNRLKFGITGVGISSNIAEGSDAPFLSKKPDEPLCYDFLLGSCTSCGNLVEVVDLRSTDNAAQGLDHGHGALDSDYGSASSLPSSSCDTAVLGSEKRVRTLPIRGEDIKRSSSLITAKGQSRAAHLALEAKTNSVHSRDRKCSVRNEQDLCRMHESIAPKQNNWRLSQSTLSNENLVSGSRQHSRQCNTRGSNAVIGTKKFAAANKSFESRTLANCRTRASKKNVMKLGKCDLDQDNMVPKGRPMSNGAFMKQRNLKKELVKSKISGSIGNHLRNRTSIRSDSQEDAKAGGGSRKKNSTSPSMLNSRTRQVSGSTSHQNKVERSKAFNELTGCTSPKELVLSQESENLSSQNEIEEDALFAYLEDKITDLSCLDENNLQADHYFPGISSLSILERMISTLLNRGSPSPKNTDRAKNNLHLSCIDSSDDAIFDGQRAKTTEKVQASYNYLDIQVNFQTGIKLSNFLFCAFA, from the exons ATGAGGGAGGGTGGTTCGGCTTCGAACTTGGCGGTCGTTGAGAGGAAGGAGACGCGGAGGAAACCTGGGGGATGCATCGGTGTCTTCTTCCAGCTGTTTgactggaagaagaagaagcagttcCCCAAGAAACTGTTCCCTCCTG TCACTGCTGCAAAGCGGGTGTTGAGGAGGATTGGTGGGCATGAGAAGCTGACTGTGGCCAAGCACTTGCTG GTTCCACAAGAGAATAGTGGAGGCATTGCGGCGGTGAAGAGAGCGGAGACTGGCAGATCATGTTCTTCTCAAGATAGTCTAGCTACAGGAATGTGTACTCCCGGCTTGGTGGCCAGGTTGATGGGTCTCGAGTCCATGCCCGTTGCTCACCATGACAACACAAGACATGCTTCGACTTCGGATTTCGACGACGTCCAGTGTCTGAAAGTTGGTTCAAGGCCTCAGAAGTTGCCGAAGACGGGGAGATTCTTGAAGAACCGGCGGCCTACCGGAAACGCCAGCCGGATCGGTTCAGACGCTTTGCAGCTCAACATGAGCTTGGAGCAGCAGCGCAAGCTCGCTCTGCTGTTGAAGAGCCAAAGGACGCCCTCGAAGAGGAAGAAAGCCCGGCTAGTGGAGGTTGCTACCAAGATCTTGGAACCGGGTTTGCAGTCCAGGAACCGGTTGAAATTTGGCATCACCGGTGTGGGCATTTCGTCGAACATTGCAGAAGGTTCTGACGCTCCCTTCCTGTCAAAGAAACCTGATGAACCCTTGTGCTATGATTTCCTCCTCGGCTCCTGCACGAGCTGTGGCAACTTGGTGGAAGTGGTCGACTTGAGGTCAACTGACAATGCTGCACAAGGACTTGATCATGGACATGGTGCTTTGGACTCCGActatggttcagcatcatcattaCCATCATCATCTTGTGATACAGCTGTGCTGGGAAGTGAGAAAAGAGTAAGAACACTTCCAATTCGAGGGGAAGATATTAAGAGGAGTTCTTCACTGATTACTGCAAAAGGTCAGAGCAGAGCAGCACATTTGGCTCTTGAAGCTAAGACTAATAGTGTTCACAGCAGGGATAGGAAATGCAGTGTAAGAAATGAACAGGATCTGTGCAGGATGCATGAGAGTATTGCTCCCAAGCAGAACAATTGGAGGCTGAGTCAGTCAACATTGTCAAATGAAAATTTGGTCTCAGGGTCTAGGCAGCATAGTCGGCAGTGCAACACAAGAGGCTCGAATGCGGTGATTGGGACGAAAAAGTTTGCTGCTGCCAACAAAAGCTTCGAGAGTCGGACGCTTGCAAATTGCAGAACTAGAGCATCAAAGAAAAATGTAATGAAGCTgggaaaatgtgatcttgatcagGATAACATGGTTCCTAAAGGAAGACCTATGAGTAATGGAGCCTTCATGAAGCAAAGAAATCTTAAAAAAGAGTTGGTGAAGTCCAAAATTTCAGGATCGATTGGTAATCACCTTAGAAATCGGACTAGCATTAGAAGTGATTCACAAGAAGATGCGAAAGCTGGTGGTGGCAGTAGAAAAAAGAACAGTACAAGTCCTTCGATGCTTAATTCACGAACACGGCAAGTATCAGGGTCTACATCCCATCAAAATAAGGTTGAGAGGAGCAAGGCCTTCAATGAGCTCACCGGTTGTACTTCTCCAAAGGAACTTGTATTAAGTCAAGAGAGTGAAAATTTGTCTTCACAAAATGAAATAGAAGAAGATGCATTGTTTGCTTATCTTGAAGATAAAATAACAGATCTGTCCTGTTTGGATGAGAACAACTTGCAGGCAGATCATTATTTTCCAGGAATATCTTCTCTTTCAATTCTAGAAAGGATGATATCTACACTACTGAATAGAGGGTCCCCATCTCCGAAGAATACTGATAGAGCGAAAAATAACTTACATTTATCTTGCATCGATTCTTCTGACGATGCCATCTTTGATGGACAAAGAGCAAAAACAACTGAAAAAGTTCAGGCAAGTTACAATTATTTGGATATTCAAGTTAATTTTCAGACTGGCATTAAGCTTTCAAATTTTCTGTTTTGTGCATTTGCATGA